In one window of Meiothermus sp. DNA:
- the mce gene encoding methylmalonyl-CoA epimerase, with amino-acid sequence MNIHHIGIAVQDLEQAARPYFELGYTLEAQGTVESQGVEVWMLKSGPSRLELLKATRPDSAIARFLEKRGPGLHHIALATPDIAAELQRLAAIGTPLIDAAPRSGFAGHQVAFIHPKWSGGVLVELVEVQA; translated from the coding sequence ATGAACATCCACCACATTGGTATCGCGGTTCAGGATTTGGAACAGGCCGCCAGGCCCTACTTCGAGCTTGGCTACACCCTCGAGGCCCAGGGCACCGTTGAAAGCCAGGGGGTCGAGGTCTGGATGCTCAAAAGTGGGCCCAGCCGGCTCGAGCTTCTCAAGGCCACCCGCCCCGACTCGGCCATCGCCCGGTTCCTCGAGAAACGCGGGCCGGGCCTGCACCACATCGCCCTGGCCACGCCGGATATCGCCGCCGAGTTACAGCGACTGGCCGCCATTGGCACGCCCCTGATCGATGCCGCCCCCCGCTCCGGTTTTGCGGGGCACCAGGTGGCCTTCATTCACCCCAAATGGTCGGGGGGGGTGCTGGTCGAGCTGGTCGAGGTTCAGGCCTAA
- a CDS encoding SDR family oxidoreductase codes for MKTLEGKVYTLTGGGGAIAGAIAQAFIKAGAKLAFADAYETTITQRAQELGGRAFVANLTHYPDAEMLVRQVKAHFGRVDGLIHTVGGFAYAPVKDTDPSLYDRMFDLNMRTLFYMTRAILPELLGQKDGFIAGISAAAAWNGVGPGVALYAAAKAAVATYLRSLDAELTGTAVRVAIVYPMGAVDTPANRKEMPDADPMAWVDPAEIGESLVYAASRSPRGRVLELQIFPPR; via the coding sequence ATGAAGACCCTTGAGGGCAAAGTCTATACTCTCACCGGTGGTGGGGGCGCCATTGCGGGGGCCATCGCCCAGGCGTTCATCAAGGCAGGCGCAAAGCTGGCCTTCGCCGATGCTTATGAAACGACCATTACCCAGCGAGCACAGGAACTGGGCGGGCGGGCCTTTGTGGCCAACCTGACCCACTACCCCGACGCCGAAATGCTGGTGCGCCAGGTGAAAGCCCACTTCGGGCGGGTGGATGGTCTGATTCATACCGTAGGGGGCTTCGCTTACGCGCCCGTCAAGGACACCGATCCCAGCCTCTACGACCGGATGTTCGACCTCAACATGCGTACCCTGTTTTACATGACCCGGGCCATACTGCCCGAGCTCCTGGGCCAGAAAGACGGCTTTATTGCAGGTATTTCGGCGGCGGCTGCCTGGAATGGGGTGGGGCCCGGCGTGGCGCTCTATGCCGCCGCCAAAGCCGCTGTGGCGACCTACCTGCGCTCGCTGGATGCCGAACTAACGGGCACGGCAGTCCGGGTGGCGATTGTCTACCCCATGGGGGCCGTGGACACCCCGGCCAACCGCAAAGAGATGCCCGACGCCGACCCCATGGCCTGGGTAGACCCCGCCGAAATTGGCGAAAGCCTGGTCTATGCAGCCAGCCGCAGCCCCCGGGGCCGGGTGCTGGAGTTGCAGATTTTCCCGCCTCGGTAA
- a CDS encoding DedA family protein, producing MDVTAYVQAVGYLGIFATVFAETGLLVGFFLPGDSLLIAVGLLAAASKLQLPIALLALFLGSVLGNNLGYFLGRKFGPALLTRAKVKQEDLDRTRRFMARFGPLSILIGPYVPVFRAVVPFTCGTVKMPWLRFFSLSLLGSLLWTQGLTLVAYYVGSKIPHLERYVYLILLAGVGFAVLLAAWRAYRSGNLRWPSRRPE from the coding sequence ATGGATGTAACGGCCTATGTGCAGGCAGTGGGGTATCTAGGTATTTTCGCTACGGTGTTTGCTGAAACGGGATTGCTGGTGGGGTTTTTTCTGCCGGGGGACTCGCTTCTCATCGCGGTAGGTTTGCTCGCGGCGGCCAGCAAACTGCAATTGCCCATTGCTTTGCTGGCCTTGTTTTTGGGTTCGGTGCTGGGCAACAACCTGGGCTATTTCCTGGGCCGCAAGTTCGGGCCGGCCTTGCTGACCAGGGCAAAAGTCAAACAGGAAGATTTGGATCGCACCCGGCGCTTCATGGCCCGCTTTGGCCCGCTCTCCATTTTGATAGGCCCTTATGTGCCGGTGTTCCGGGCGGTGGTGCCTTTTACCTGTGGGACGGTAAAGATGCCCTGGCTGCGGTTTTTTTCACTGAGCTTGTTGGGAAGCTTGCTCTGGACCCAGGGGCTCACACTGGTGGCCTACTATGTGGGCTCCAAGATCCCACACCTCGAGCGCTACGTCTACCTGATATTGCTGGCCGGAGTGGGCTTTGCCGTTCTGCTGGCCGCCTGGCGGGCTTACCGCTCTGGGAACCTGCGCTGGCCCAGCCGCAGGCCAGAGTAA
- a CDS encoding OsmC family protein, translated as MATKKVVLHRLGGHRFVGINEQGDKVMVDGDQPATGMRPMELLLAALAGCTAYDVVDIMEKKRQPLASYRVEAVGERAEEHPKRFTHIVVTHYGAGPSVTREALERAVELSHTRYCSVSATLNAHIETRVVVEPWQGEPQLQQQQ; from the coding sequence ATGGCGACGAAAAAAGTGGTACTGCATCGTTTGGGAGGACACCGGTTTGTAGGCATCAACGAGCAAGGCGACAAGGTAATGGTGGACGGCGACCAGCCCGCTACTGGCATGCGCCCCATGGAGCTTTTGCTGGCAGCGCTGGCAGGCTGCACCGCCTACGACGTCGTGGACATCATGGAGAAGAAGCGCCAGCCCCTGGCCAGCTACCGCGTGGAGGCTGTGGGCGAGCGGGCCGAGGAGCACCCCAAGCGCTTCACCCACATTGTGGTTACCCACTATGGCGCCGGGCCCAGCGTGACCCGGGAGGCCCTCGAGCGGGCCGTGGAGCTCTCCCACACCAGATACTGCTCGGTCTCGGCCACCCTGAACGCCCATATTGAGACCCGGGTGGTAGTAGAGCCCTGGCAGGGCGAGCCGCAGCTTCAGCAGCAACAGTAA